From a region of the Stegostoma tigrinum isolate sSteTig4 chromosome 25, sSteTig4.hap1, whole genome shotgun sequence genome:
- the gcc1 gene encoding GRIP and coiled-coil domain-containing protein 1: MEKFGVNFGGPSKKELLDTIETQKKQLFQYQTRLRDVVRAYKSLLKEKEALEASLKVLSVSQEVDKSLQNLGPGSTTSEPGDDQSSVHSEDSLGTMNSMDAAVSTKGELNEEDKGSVEHVAGGNSSPKSEEANGSESGISVGSGEQQSISDTDKIVQLKSQLATLTNSLATVTQEKSRMEASYLTDKKKMRQELEVLTQKFEEESAIYEAEVNKVQEQLAEAKARIITQQHERSREQSDHASMLHELQKLLQEERALRQDVELKLEDTREMLTSKSHAADRVDDCESQMKHLSREVDEVKCALRLAEEERTRPDPRIKELEEEINETKARYQAQLQLEMRKAAQAQEQLHHLSQVEEERVANLEGRVSELSDLLGTYDKSKQKDKMTIYKLKERIIQLDMENKTLAIAASNRAPSDLTIDESNLDVNILRDKMEKLKRLLVLAIQKSQEPLDVEKLCEVDVADTPETSDGEKASVFYYQQELKQLKEEFERYKMRAQVVLKNKNAKDGNTTKELESLREQLAELKEKYITQRLAFDEMETKHKAEIETKNLDISQLQATHKKEIEKLESQCHERVIKLEEEMHKHRDRALAVLAEKDRDTETLRSGFSGLPNHRNDLENRFWSDGEGSQNTDHSQDFCQDILKQTANFSGSNEPTFLHYAEQLARKELEVTTLRKQKHQMEAVIHELEDRLLMEKERHKEVVEVLQDEIQKHLRDKKREGANLEYVKNVTYRFLTMPDALGRQQTLTAILTVLHFSPQEKQNVMKQQASSWWGSGKR, from the exons ATGGAGAAGTTTGGTGTGAACTTTGGTGGCCCCAGTAAGAAAGAACTTTTGGATACAATTGAGACACAGAAgaagcaactgttccaataccaGACACGTCTCCGAGATGTTGTCCGTGCTTACAAAAGCCTCCTCAAAGAAAAGGAGGCATTAGAGGCCAGTTTGAAAGTCCTTTCTGTGTCACAAGAGGTCGATAAAAGTTTACAGAACTTAGGTCCTGGAAGTACAACCTCTGAACCCGGAGATGACCAAAGTTCAGTTCATAGTGAGGACAGTTTGGGGACAATGAATAGTATGGATGCAGCAGTGAGCACCAAAGGAGAATTGAATGAGGAGGATAAAGGgtcagttgaacatgtggctggaGGAAACTCTTCCCCAAAATCTGAAGAAGCTAATGGTTCAGAAAGCGGCATCAGTGTTGGGAGCGGTGAGCAGCAAAGCATCAGTGACACAGATAAAATTGTGCAGTTGAAGAGTCAGTTGGCAACACTGACCAATTCTTTGGCAACAGTCACACAGGAGAAATCACGCATGGAGGCATCCTATTTaacagacaaaaagaaaatgagGCAGGAGCTAGAAGTCTTGACCCAAAAGTTTGAAGAAGAAAGTGCCATCTACGAAGCAGAGGTTAATAAAGTCCAGGAACAACTCGCAGAGGCCAAAGCTCGCATCATTACCCAGCAGCATGAACGAAGTCGGGAACAGAGTGATCATGCCTCAATGCTCCATGAACTTCAAAAGTTGTTGCAGGAAGAGAGAGCTTTACGTCAAGATGTAGAACTAAAATTAGAAGATACAAGGGAGATGTTGACATCAAAAAGTCATGCAGCAGACAGGGTGGATGACTGTGAGTCTCAAATGAAGCATCTGAGTCGGGAAGTAGATGAGGTGAAGTGTGCATTACGGCTTGCTGAAGAAGAGAGGACAAGACCAGACCCACGTATAAAGGAATTGGAGGAAGAAATAAATGAGACAAAGGCTCGTTATCAAGCACAGCTTCAACTGGAAATGAGAAAG GCTGCTCAGGCACAGGAACAGCTGCATCACTTGTCTCAAGTGGAGGAAGAACGTGTTGCAAATTTGGAAGGCAGAGTTTCTGAGCTTTCAGATCTCCTTGGCACTTATGACAAGAGTAAACAGAAAGACAAAATGACAATTTACAAATTGAAGGAACGTATAATTCAGTTGGATATGGAAAACAAGACGTTGGCTATTGCTGCTTCCAACAGAGCCCCTTCAGATCTAACAATAGATGAATCAAATCTTGATGTTAATATTTTAAGAGACAAAATGGAAAAGCTGAAGCGACTATTGGTATTGGCAATCCAGAAATCGCAGGAACCCTTAGACGTAGAGAAACTTTGTGAAGTTGATGTGGCAGATACACCTGAAACATCAGATGGTGAGAAGGCCTCCGTTTTCTATTATCAACAAgagttgaagcagctgaaggaagAGTTTGAACGCTACAAGATGAGGGCTCAAGTTGTTCTCAAAAACAAGAACGCCAAAGATGGCAATACAACCAAAGAGCTGGAGAGTTTGCGCGAACAGCTGGCAGAGCTGAAGGAGAAGTATATTACCCAGCGACTAGCGTTTGATGAAATGGAAACCAAACACAAAGCTGAGATTGAAACAAAGAATCTAGACATTAGCCAACTCCAAGCAACTCACAAGAAGGAAATAGAAAAGCTCGAGAGCCAGTGTCATGAGAGAGTTATTAAACTGGAAGAAGAAATGCATAAACATAGAGACAGAGCTCTTGCAGTCTTAGCTGAGAAAGATAGAGACACCGAAACTCTGCGTTCAGGCTTTAGTGGGCTACCTAATCATAGAAATGATCTTGAGAACAGGTTTTGGTCTGATGGGGAAGGTTCTCAGAACACAGATCACTCTCAAGATTTCTGTCAAGATATTCTAAAACAGACAGCCAATTTTTCAGGATCCAATGAACCCACTTTTCTTCACTATGCAGAACAGCTAGCTCGAAAGGAGCTTGAGGTCACAACACTGAGAAAACAGAAACACCAAATGGAAGCTGTGATTCATGAACTGGAGGATAGACTTCTGATGGAGAAGGAACGACACAAAGAAGTAGTAGAAGTTCTTCAAGATGAGATACAAAAACATCTCAGAGACAAGAAACGTGAAGGAGCGAACCTAGAGTATGTAAAAAATGTAACATACCGGTTTCTAACCATGCCAGATGCCCTTGGGCGCCAGCAGACATTAACTGCTATTCTCACAGTGTTGCACTTTAGTCCTCAGGAGAAGCAAAATGTAATgaaacagcaggcaagcagcTGGTGGGGCTCTGGCAAAAGATGA